The Glycine soja cultivar W05 chromosome 3, ASM419377v2, whole genome shotgun sequence genome window below encodes:
- the LOC114406058 gene encoding uncharacterized protein LOC114406058, with the protein MDDQPLQKIAISGPTLASLIQRFSTSPSSLHGLLFGHVTPLPLTLSDDDDDTSSSATLLAIVTGFLTSPSFHDSSGTVLPSSLPTSSPLLGWFSARRRSPLRPSMREFSVTSSLSSLSQFSSQIQNPNSISSESSLFPPCIFLLLASPSSSDHHHSHVHTHEYRAFQFRPASLSFEPRSLDVVNIGPAFRGHYGAFAPNSNLPPLDCGPHDSPMISDGGDETMGKMKQATKDQRELNQCAEGFEVGRLSRMMGSEAKNYTEGLEELYQKMLVKIENLSGLVEKSSAMVIEQENHNRKLKHKILRSAASE; encoded by the exons ATGGACGATCAACCGTTGCAGAAAATCGCGATTTCGGGACCCACCCTAGCCTCCCTCATCCAGCGCTTCTCCACCTCCCCCTCCTCCCTCCACGGCCTCCTCTTCGGCCACGTCACCCCCCTCCCCCTCACTCTCtccgacgacgacgacgacaCCTCCTCCTCCGCCACCCTCCTCGCCATCGTCACCGGCTTCCTCACCTCCCCCTCCTTCCACGACTCCTCCGGCACCGTCCTCCCCTCCTCCCTCCCCACCTCCTCCCCCCTACTCGGCTGGTTCTCCGCTCGCCGCCGCTCCCCCCTCCGCCCCTCCATGCGCGAATTCTCCGTCACCTCCTCCCTCTCCTCTCTCTCCCAATTCTCTTCCCAAATCCAAAACCCAAACTCAATTTCCTCCGAATCCTCTCTTTTCCCTCCTTGCATCTTCCTCCTCCTCGCCTCCCCCTCCTCCTCCGACCACCACCACTCCCATGTCCACACGCACGAGTACCGCGCCTTTCAGTTCCGCCCCGCCTCCCTCTCCTTCGAGCCCCGCTCCCTCGACGTCGTCAACATCGGCCCCGCCTTCCGCGGCCACTACGGCGCCTTTGCCCCCAATTCCAACCTCCCGCCGCTCGACTGTGGGCCCCACGACTCCCCCATGATAAGCGACGGCGGCGACGAGACTATGGGAAAAATGAAGCAGGCCACCAAGGACCAGAGGGAGCTCAACCAATGCGCGGAGGGGTTCGAGGTTGGGAGGCTCAGCAGAATGATGGGGTCTGAGGCCAAGAACTACACCGAGGGTTTGGAGGAATTGTATCAGAAGATGCTTGTGAAGATTGAGAACTTGTCTGGCTTGGTGGAGAAGAGTTCTGCTATGGTTATTGAGCAG GAGAATCATAATAGGAAGttgaaacacaaaattttaagatCTGCTGCCTCAGAATAA